In Campylobacter showae, the genomic stretch ATCCCAAATTTACGCAGATCAAATTTGACGAGGGCGTCGTGGGCGCGACTAGTCTCGTGGATGCTAAATTTAACGAGGCTGATCTTGAGTTTGCCGTGCGGCTGGCGCTTGCCTACACCAGAGCAGACAAAGATACGGCGGTGCTCGCTAGAGTCGGGGAGCGCGAGATTTGCGTGAAGCCTTTTGAGAGCAAAGAGTCTGCGCAGGAGTTTTTTGTTAGTTAAATTTAAGAGCTTTAAATTTGCCTGATTTGTAAAAACGGCAAAATTTAAAGCTAAAAATACTATCTTTCTTTGAAATTTGCCGTAGAATTTGCTGCAAATTTTACGGCCTTTGCGCGGATAAATTTCAAATTTACGACACAAGCCATTTGTTTTAACTCGGCAAATTTAATTTACCTTGCGACGCATCAAAACCAAAATGATACTGGCTTTTATTTTATTTTGAGATATTTTAAGTATAATTCTCATTTTAATATAATAGTATGAGTTTTTGCGATGGATTATCAAGGATTATTTTTATTGGCACAGTTTTTAAACGAGAGAAAAAAGGCGAGTCGTAAAGAGATAGCGGAGTTTTTATCGCGCGAAACTGGTGCGAGTCAAAGCAAAACGGACACGCTTTTAAACGTCATAGCAAATAGCCCAAAAATTCAAGCTTTGCCGCAAGAAAAAAGGATCGTTTTAAAGACTTCGCGCGGGATTTACGAGATAAGCAAAGCTGGCGAAAAACTCTTAAAAAGCAAAAACGCTAGACAAAATTTTGAAGCTTGGATTGACGGCGTTTACGGAGAAACTGCGACGCAAAATTTACCAGCGCCCAAAACTAAAAAATACCTAAAAACCATCACCGCTCTCGTCGTCCACGAGATAAAGGACAAAATGATCGGCGAAGCAATCAAAAAGCCGATAGAAGCGATAAAATCGCTCGCTCTAAAGCTCATGAAAAAGCATAAATATTTAGGCAAATTTTATGCTTTTAGACACTTTTTTTTGGCGCTTTTGGCTGCCAAGATTGCGTTTGACGTCGTCAAATTCTTTAAAAATCGCAAGCTAGAAAAACTGCTTGCAGGCAATCAACCGGTAGGCTGTTAGCTAAGTTAACAGAAAATCATAAATTATTTATTGCAACTTTATATTTTGTCGCCCGTCTATAATCAATCGCACAGCATACTAAGCCGCAAAAATTGATTGCATCAAAACTCCAACGGAGTAAATTTTAACTATATCATGGGTTTCGCTCAAGCTTTAGCACCGTTTGGTTTCAAACTCCAACGGAGTAAATTTTAACTTTTGGAAGTTTTGGGAAGTTTTAAGATATAGTGGTTTCAAACTCCAACGGAGTAAATTTTAACAGCGGCACGTGATAGTTATTAGTATGCTCAAAAACGAGTTTCAAACTCCAACGGAGTAAATTTTAACCCGTACAAGTCCTGGATAGAGGACGTAAAAGAAAGTTTCAAACTCCAACGGAGTAAATTTTAACGGGAGCTCGGGAGGGGCGGCGTCTTCTTGTTTTAGTTTCAAACTCCAACGGAGTAAATTTTAACGGGAGCTCGGGAGGGGCGGCGTCTTCTTGTTTTAGTTTCAAACTCCAACGGAGTAAATTTTAACGCATAGCTCTAGCCGCGCAGGCCGTAGGCAAAAACCGTTTCAAACTCCAACGGAGTAAATTTTAACTTTACGAGGACGCGGCGAGCGTAGCGGCTAAGGCATTGTTTCAAACTCCAACGGAGTAAATTTTAACTATAACCTGCGGATCTTTGCCCGCGCATCCTGCTAGGTTTCAAACTCCAACGGAGTAAATTTTAACTAGCGCTCTTTCATTTCGCATAGGCCAGCATCGACGTTTCAAACTCCAACGGAGTAAATTTTAACACCTATATTATTGTCGCCCTCTTCGTCTTCATAACTGTTTCAAACTCCAACGGAGTAAATTTTAACCCGCGTCGCTTACTATTGCAGCTCCAGCCGTCAAGCCGTTTCAAACTCCAACGGAGTAAATTTTAACGCGTATCATTGGGGACATCTTCAGGCTCTAAATTCTTGTTTCAAACTCCAACGGAGTAAATTTTAACAGCACCAAAATATACATTTTTAGGACTATAAAAACTCAAAGTCTATATTTTTACGCCTTAAATTTGCATAAAAAGCAAAATAATATCGATACAAAATGCCCTAAATTTCATCATTTCTAAAATCTTAGAAAAAGCTTTATCGACATGATTTGGATTTAAAAAGGCACTTAGAAATCAAATATCCCGCCGCAACAAAAGTAAGCTAGCGCCCCCCCAACCCGACACCATACCCAAAGATGCATAAGTCAAATTTGACCGCAAATGAGTAGCGATTTTTGTGCCGCATTTTAATGAAGTAGCGACACTAAAATCAAATCATCAAAATGCAACCGCGACCTTTTGCTGTCCCTACCGACAAATATCAAATTTACCCCCACCTAAATCCCTCGTAAGGCGCATCTTCGCAGATACATTTTTTGATCTGATTAGCTTCGCGGCGGATCACCTGCCGCCACGTGAGATCGCGCCCGCCCAGCGAGATCGTTTCGCCAAGCCTTGCGATCATCTTTAGCTCGATCTTTTGCACGGCGTCGTTGCTAAATTTTATCCGCCCGGCGTCGGTTTGAAAGTCCTTTGCCGTGATCTCTTTTTTATTTAGCATACTAAAAATCAGCGTATCGCCCAAAATCGGCTTAAAAATCTCCGCAAGATCGAGGTGCAGGCTCAACGCGCGGTAGTTTGGCTCGTGCAAAAAGCCGATGCGCGGATCAAGCTCGGTTTTGTAAATTTCGCTGAGGCAGACGTTATAGATGCGCGTATTTACGTAGCTTATGAAGCTGTTGATTTTATCGGCGGGCGGGCGCTTAGAGCGGACGGTAAATTTAAAGCTTTTTTGATCCGCGATTATCTCGTTCCACTTTTCGTAGTATAACTTTTGAAACGCCCCTTCTACCGCCATTATCGCAGGCACGTCCGCGGCAGCGTTTAGCGCCTCTATGTGGGGCGAGACGTCAAATTTTACGCCGTGTCTTTTGCAATTTGCCGCGTCGTTTAGGATGTGCGCACGAGTGATCTCGCGAGCGATGTAGGCGCGCTTAAGCGGATCGTCAAAGGCGCGGACCTGATTTAGTAGCACAAAGCCGCTTTTATTGACCGAGTTTGAGGTGTTTGGATAAAAGTTCCCGCGAAAGCTCTGATATGGGCTAAAAATGTGCAAAAGGACGTTGTTGTCCGCCAAAAACGCCATGGTGTAGGTGTCGATCTGCACTTTTGCAAGCACGTAAATTTCATCGATCGCATTTATCGGCAAAATTTTACTAGCGACGACCGCGCCTGCATCGTCAAATTTATCAAAATAGATATTGTTATCTTGCCTGCGAAGCCTGCCTGCGCTCAAAATAAAATGCGTCCTATCGCTTTTTTGCATCTTTGTTCCTTAAATTTAGCCGGGATTTTAAGTGTCGCCGTCAAATTCGGCAAATTTACGCGAGCAAATTTAACTAAACAGCGCGCCGCTTTTATCCTGTCCGATGACTATACGCTTGGAATACTTCAGCGAATTAAACGTGTAAATCACGATAGAATCAAGCTGCGGGGCGCACTCTTTTTGCAGCATTGTGCTTAGTTTTTTAAAATCGCTCTCGCGGATTTCGCCTTCAAAAACGGAAAACTGCACTCGCGGCAAAAACTTCTCGACCCCCTTTCTGATGCGGTTTGCGTTGTTTTTCTCTTTTTGCTCGGCGCCGGCGATGTCGTAAAATAAAATCACGTACATTTTTCTAAATTTCAACTTGCGCAATATCCGCTATAAGCGCAGTTTGTGCAAAATTTACCCTGCGTAAATTTCGGCGGCCGCTCCAGGTTTGTGAGTGCCGTTATCTCGCTTAAAATTTGCTCGATTAGAGCGAAATTTTCGCTGCTATCATCCACCAAAATCACCTTTTTGCCGCTGATTAATTTGCCTTTTACCTCTTTTAAATTTAAGCCCGTTTTTAAAAGATAGACGTAAAAAAGTAGCTGCATCTTGCCCGCAAGCTCGTTTTTTAGGCTCTTTTTGTATTCGGTGATGAGATAATGTCCGCGCTGCTTGGAAAGTTTGTCGAATTTTAAATTTGAAAATGCAAAGTCCTGCAAATTGCTCTCTTTGATCTCCGCTAGCGCCTTGCCCATCAGCACGTTTTCATCCTCCTGATCTGCGTGGATATGGTGAGCGTAAAGCCACGCCTCGCGCTTACAGGTGACGTAATAATTAACAAGCGTGCCGGTAATTTGGTCTTTGCAAAACATTAGTCAAATACCTCATCCGTGATGTCCAAATTCGTATCTTTTTTAAGCCCGTAATCCGTGCTATAAAAATAAGACGAGCCAAACGGCAGATAAAACATATCCTTTAGTCCGCGTATTTGCCTTAAATTGGGCGTCAATTTCTCTTTATCTTTAAACGTTACGTTTATGCTAAATTTCGATAACTTTCTGATGTGATTTTTTAAAATATCTCGTATCGTAAATTCGTTATTTTGGCTATTTTTAATTTCGATAATCTTAGCTTCAAAATCCTTGATAAAATTTTCTTCGGGCTCGATTATTAGCGTTTGTTTGCAGTTATCGTTCATAATTTCTTCGATTTTTTGGTTTATATTTTCGAATTCTAGCTTTTTTATCTCGCTTTGTATATATAAATTTTCCAGTTGATCGCTGATTTTCTGAAAATACAAATTTGAAATTTCTAAAATTTCACTCTCTCGCACCTCTCTTTGTTTGAAAATTTCTAAAATCGCTTTGCTTACTTTCTGCAAATCGCCATAAATCAAATTTGTAAATTTACTTATTTCGGCAAAGACGTATAGCTCGCCACAAATTTCTCCAAAATGCCTATTTACGCGCCCTGCGGTCTGTATGATCGAGCTAATGGGCGCAACTTCGCGAAATCCAACGTCAAAATCAAGATCCACTCCCGCCTCGATAGACTGCGTGGAAATTAGTAAAATTTTACTTGCAAGCGGATCGTCTTTATTTGTATTTATTGCACACCTTACCGCTTCGATAGTAGCGCGTTTGTGATCATCATACATATATCCGTTTAGGCAAAAGCAGCTAAATTTATCTCTTAGTTTTACGAACAGCTCCTGTGCTTTTTTGATCGTATTGACGACGACGAGGGTATTTTTATCTCTTGCGGTTTCGCAAATTTTCTCTAAAAGCCCCTCTTCGCCGCTTATATCAAGCCATTTTATAACGTATCTATCCTGCCTTGAAAAATACTCTAAATTTGAAATTTCTTTAAAATTTTCGCTTTTAATAACCGGCATCGTCGCCGACATAAATATAAAAATAGTGCCGAGCCGCTGCGAGATGATCTCGCAAAGCAGGATAAAATCTTTTCTAAAATTATATGGGATTGCTTGCGCCTCGTCGATGATAACGACGCTATTTTTGAGCTGATTAAATTTGACGTTGTCTTTGTTTTTATTGCCAAATAGCGCAAATATAAGCTGATAAAGCGTAGTTACGTTTATCTCGCCGCTAAAAGATTCCATCAAAAATTTGATCTTAGAGTACCTATCATCTTCGGTCAGATTTTTTTCGTCTATCGTCGTTTTGTGGTGAGCCTTGCCAACCGAAATATCGCTATTTTTATAAATTTTCGCAATTATATCGTAGGTTTGATCGATTATCGAAGTAAAAGGAAGCGCATAAATTATGCGAGATTTATTAAATTTTAGGGCAAAATTTAGAGCAGTCAAGGTCTTGCCGTATCCAGTCGGCGCGGTCAAAGTAAAAAGTTTGTAATTTTCGTCAAAATTGTTTAAAACAAAATTTCTAAACTCATCTCGCTTTTTATTCGGCGGTAATGTTTTGATATCGCTCTCTAAAACATCTACCGGTATATCTTTGGTTTCCTGTTTTGGCATGCTAAAGATAGCCTCAAATTTATCGCTATAAACCAAATTTGAGTATAGGCTTTTGAAATTTATGAAATCCTCATAAGTAAATTTGTGTTTATACTGCAATAAAATTAAGTATTGACGAAGCTTTTCCGCTCTATCTAAAAACTCATCCTTTTTTGTAGATAATCCCGAATAAACCTGGGTATTTTTAGCGGCGTTAACTACTTCTTCCCAATATTCTAGCTCTTTTAAATTTTTAAAAAATTTATTAGCATCTCGAGCTAATGTCATTAAATTTACGGCATCGCCGTGGTGCGAAACGATGGCAAGAAAGCCAAACAGAGTCGGTATTTCATCAAATTTGGAGTTTAGCAAGAAAAAATATGCCGACAGAAATGAGTGGTTTTTATCCAGCTTGTCGTTTGAGGTGTCTCTGATGTAAATTTGAAAATTATTTTTTAGTTTTGCGATATCGTGATAGAGCTTGACCTGCTTATCCAGCTCTTCATCGCCGGCAGAGATCATATTTTTTATATGATTTTCTAAAAGTTTATTTGGATGAGACCAAAACTCGTCAAATAAAATAGACTCTTTCATCGTTTATCTGATATATATTTCCATGGTTTTTAGATTTTATAGCTTCTTTGCCGTTTATTTCCATTACAAAGTCTTTAAAATCTTTAAAAATTCGCCCATTTTCGCAGTCGCAAGGCATTCTAACCGTAGTTAATTTCGCATTTTCATTAATACCATCAAAAACAAAATCTTCCATAAGCGTAAATGTATCTATAAAACTTTCGTCTTGAGCTATTTTTTCACATATTTCTATATAGATCCAGCTAAAATCGGCTATGCAAAAGTTTATCCCAAGATACGGCGTAAAGGCAGTTTTGTGCTCTTTTAAATTTGAAATTATCTTATCCCGGTAGCTTTGCTCTAAATTCTCTAAATTTAAAAATACGACATAAGACGGCGAGCAGATGAGCTCTCTGTAAAACTGCTTTTTCTCCTTGGCGTTTTGATAGCCTTCCTCTATGTGCATATTGCTTGAGAGGGCAAATTTTATGCCGTTAAAAACAAAACTCTTTTTTAAAATTTGCCTATCTATTTTTACGCTGTATTTGATGCTAGATAGCTTAAAATACTCCTCCTCGCCTATAACGGCGCCTAAAAAGCCCATTATAGCGGTCTTTGGCGGCACCGGATAGGTTAAGCTAGAATAAATCGTTGCCGGATGCGAAAAATGAGCGTAATCGCCGAATAATCTAAAAGCAATAATGCTCATTTTACGCCTCTATCTTTTTCCAACTACTATCAAAATTTTCTTTGTTTATCGCTTCAAAATCATAATCGCTCATATACTCTATTTTTTCTATATTTGCGGCATATCTTGTGAGTTTATTTTTTAAATTTGTAAAGTCGATAGTGTATTCGTTGATACTTCTTATCGCTCTATCTTCTTTTTCGCTTTTTAGGCTTATACTATTGTTTAGATCGCCCGCAAACGTATCGTCTTTATACGTGATGATTAGCATAAACCTTGGAGTCTGGCCGATTTTGGAGCGAGTCGTTAAGTTTTTAGTACCGTGCCACAAAGCTTTTAAAATTTTAGCTTCATCGGCTTCATTAAAGCCCGTTTTTGCCGCATTATAATTATCGATAATGCCGTAAGTAGCGAAAATAGCGTATCTTAAAAATTTTTCCTCTCTAAAAGTCGCCTGCGCACTTTGTTTTTTTTCAATATTTGGATCATAATCGCTAGCAAAAGCGCCCTTGCCTTTTACATACTCTATCTCTACTTTATTTAAAGATTTACTTAGTCTAAACTGTACCGGCCCTGTAAACTGAACGCCAGCGGTTTTTATCTCTTTGTCTTGTTTTTTTTCGTCTCTATCCGAAATAGGCAACACGCCGCCAAATGCGCGAATATCGATAAATTTAGACAAAATTTCTTTTTGCAGTTCGCTTTTGCTTTGTTTTATGTTTATGCTTTGTCTGATCGCCGTTTTAGCATCTAGTACGACGTCTTCTATCCTATACTCCTTTATAAAAATCGACGCCTCGTCTTTTTTCATAATCTCGTCTCTGATAGTTCTTTTTATGCGCACATCCGTCACCTCGGCTATGCCGGTTTCATCATCGCATCTTGGAGCGTTATCCTTTAGCATGTCGCCGTTTGGATTCCAATTCTCTCCGTCCCACAAAAAAAGTATCTCTTTTTTCTGCATATTATTCTCCTTACTTATTTCGTTTTATCTTTTAAAAATTTGCGATAATCACTCCCGCCCATAGCAAAAGCAAGCGTAGTATGAGAGCTTTTTACTATCTTGCTTTCTTTAAAAAAGACTTGCGGTAAAATTTCAATCAAACACTCTTTTATATTTTCAACATTTGGATTTGGTTTGCCGGAAGCTGCCTTAAGCTTTCTAATCATCTCATCGCACTTAGTCCAAATTCGCTCCAAATTTTCCCTGCTTATCGAGCCGCAGTTATCAAGCCAGTTGCTAAACGATACGCCGCCATTAACGCCGAGCTGCCAGTTTATCAGAGCTGCGCTTAGCATGCCTAGTAAATAAGCGCTTGCAAGCGCGTCATCTTGATTTAAAAATTCGCTATTTTTGGTTAGCTCTCTAATCAGTTCTTTTTTATCGATTAAATTTTCCAAATCGCACTCCTTTTGAAACACTAGTTTTTTATTTAACACGTCGATCTCATTAAAAAAATTCTGATATTTTTTAATAACATCAATCGTTCTTTGCCTGTAAAAATCGTTAAAATATTTACCCCACTCTAATTTCTCCGCATAGTCCTTATTGGCGCTACCATAGCAAATCAAATCGCTATATCTTTCTATCATAATCTCTAAATCAAATTTATTTCGCGACAGTAAAAAGCTCATCACGCTTAGCCTATCTTCAAACAAATTTTGAAGATATATCGTCTCATCGGTTCCGCTGTTTTTTTCATAGAAAGCTTTAATATCAAAATTGCCCATTAAATTTGAAATTTTAGAGATAAAAGAGGGCAAAACGTCATCTATCGCAAGCTTTAAATCGATAGCTGCGTTGCTTTGCGTATAAAATAAAATCGTATTTAAAACCGGTAAATTTTCCTGTTTTTTAGCAGCGATCTCAAGATAATCATTTATGCTAAATTTTATAACTTCTTCGGCCATCTCAATATTTTTCATATCACTTTTTGAAGTTTCTTCTAGTATTTTTATAATCTCTTCTAGATTTACCGAGCTACCCAAAATCGTCGGTAAAATCGCCATTTTCATACCGTAAAAATTGTGCGATAGCTTATCTTTTATCGCTTTAAAGCCGTTTTCTACCTTTTTTGCGCTAACGGCGCTTAGCGGCAAAAGTTTTGACTTGATAAATTGCATATTAGCAGGCATCTCATTTACCGAGCAAAATGCTAAATTTGCATCGCCGCCTATACCTTTTTCATTTGTCAAAATATCGTATCCATAGGACGATTTTTGCTCTTTTACGCTGATACGATTTTCAAAAATTTGTTTAAAATAGGCAGAAACGGGCTTGCCCTTGTATGAGAGCGAGAAAAAAGTAGCGACTTTTTTGCCTTTTTCCTTTTTTAGCTCATCAAGACCTTTGATCTCATCTATAATATCGGCAAAATATCCTTCATTTATACTAGGTAACATAGATAAAATAGCGTCTTTTTCTATATCGCTCGGCTCAAAACACGAGAGCAAATTTGAAACCGATCTCAAAACGCCTTTTATAAATTTAGCTTCGTCTTTATTTGCTTCTTTGGATAAAAATTGAGAATTTGGAAAAAGATTACCGGAATTTGCGCCTACGCCAAATCTACATATTATCAGATCGTCTTTGCTTATGTTTAAATTCGGCTCTATTCGCTTGGTTTCTATGTCGCAGAGATATACTTTGATTGTATCGTATTTGTAGGCATCGTTTTTGAGACGCTTTTCATCTTTTTGATATATTTCGCCTATGTCGGCGAAAATCTTAACTATATCACCCAAAATATTCCCTTTGCTAAATATTTATTAGCAAAATTATAATACTTTTTAAAGATTAAATCAAGTATTTATAAACAAAAAATATGATAAGAAATAGGGTTGACGCTTTAAAAATATTTAAAGTAATACTAATTTTAGTTTCTTTATATCTACGTCCGATTTCGTCAAAGAAGCTTTTATTTACTATTTCGATCTCGGTTGAAAACTTGTGAACATTTTTCATATTTCTTCTTCTTATAAATAAGTTCTTGAAAGTATATAGAAAAAAGAATATTTTGTCAATAGTTATGTTATTTAAATTATTAAAGATATCTTGCATATACAGCAAAATTACACTATAATATTCTTAAGGGCAAGACTTCCTCCGTTGGAGTTTTAAACTGTTATTTAAAATATTGCATATCTTGCCCTTAAATTTCCTCCACCACCTCCACAAACCCCGCTCCGCAGTTCATACATCCGCTTCCGACACCGGCGTCAAGGATCAAATTTATCAGCTCCGGTTGCGCGCAAATTTTCCATTTCGCTTGCCAAGCTTGAACCGGCGAGCGATTGTTGCCGTAATAAAAATTAAATGGATTTTGCAAATTTTGCCAGAGCAAATTTAGCTCGAATTCTCCGTCGTATCTGCGCCCGGTAAGAGTTTCAAATCTTTGCAGCGCGTTTGTTTTCATCATCTCAAGATGCCTGGAGTCTTGCGGCTGCAGATAAATTTTATGCCCCAAAAGCCCGCCTATAGCGCATGCTACGCAGCCTTGTAACACCGCTTCGCTTTGCGAGGTTCTGTGTTCGCTAACAGCCACCGTCGTATCGCACAGGCAAAGCTCACCCAAGCTTAACCCGTCTTTTAGCACGGCAAGCGCGATTATTTTTTCAAATTCCGACTCATATGAGGTAAATCTAATCCGCAAATTTGCGCCATTTAAACGAAAATCAAAATTCGTT encodes the following:
- the cas7b gene encoding type I-B CRISPR-associated protein Cas7/Csh2; this translates as MQKKEILFLWDGENWNPNGDMLKDNAPRCDDETGIAEVTDVRIKRTIRDEIMKKDEASIFIKEYRIEDVVLDAKTAIRQSINIKQSKSELQKEILSKFIDIRAFGGVLPISDRDEKKQDKEIKTAGVQFTGPVQFRLSKSLNKVEIEYVKGKGAFASDYDPNIEKKQSAQATFREEKFLRYAIFATYGIIDNYNAAKTGFNEADEAKILKALWHGTKNLTTRSKIGQTPRFMLIITYKDDTFAGDLNNSISLKSEKEDRAIRSINEYTIDFTNLKNKLTRYAANIEKIEYMSDYDFEAINKENFDSSWKKIEA
- the cas5 gene encoding CRISPR-associated protein Cas5, which gives rise to MSIIAFRLFGDYAHFSHPATIYSSLTYPVPPKTAIMGFLGAVIGEEEYFKLSSIKYSVKIDRQILKKSFVFNGIKFALSSNMHIEEGYQNAKEKKQFYRELICSPSYVVFLNLENLEQSYRDKIISNLKEHKTAFTPYLGINFCIADFSWIYIEICEKIAQDESFIDTFTLMEDFVFDGINENAKLTTVRMPCDCENGRIFKDFKDFVMEINGKEAIKSKNHGNIYQINDERVYFI
- the cas1 gene encoding CRISPR-associated endonuclease Cas1, coding for MQKSDRTHFILSAGRLRRQDNNIYFDKFDDAGAVVASKILPINAIDEIYVLAKVQIDTYTMAFLADNNVLLHIFSPYQSFRGNFYPNTSNSVNKSGFVLLNQVRAFDDPLKRAYIAREITRAHILNDAANCKRHGVKFDVSPHIEALNAAADVPAIMAVEGAFQKLYYEKWNEIIADQKSFKFTVRSKRPPADKINSFISYVNTRIYNVCLSEIYKTELDPRIGFLHEPNYRALSLHLDLAEIFKPILGDTLIFSMLNKKEITAKDFQTDAGRIKFSNDAVQKIELKMIARLGETISLGGRDLTWRQVIRREANQIKKCICEDAPYEGFRWG
- a CDS encoding CRISPR-associated helicase/endonuclease Cas3 codes for the protein MKESILFDEFWSHPNKLLENHIKNMISAGDEELDKQVKLYHDIAKLKNNFQIYIRDTSNDKLDKNHSFLSAYFFLLNSKFDEIPTLFGFLAIVSHHGDAVNLMTLARDANKFFKNLKELEYWEEVVNAAKNTQVYSGLSTKKDEFLDRAEKLRQYLILLQYKHKFTYEDFINFKSLYSNLVYSDKFEAIFSMPKQETKDIPVDVLESDIKTLPPNKKRDEFRNFVLNNFDENYKLFTLTAPTGYGKTLTALNFALKFNKSRIIYALPFTSIIDQTYDIIAKIYKNSDISVGKAHHKTTIDEKNLTEDDRYSKIKFLMESFSGEINVTTLYQLIFALFGNKNKDNVKFNQLKNSVVIIDEAQAIPYNFRKDFILLCEIISQRLGTIFIFMSATMPVIKSENFKEISNLEYFSRQDRYVIKWLDISGEEGLLEKICETARDKNTLVVVNTIKKAQELFVKLRDKFSCFCLNGYMYDDHKRATIEAVRCAINTNKDDPLASKILLISTQSIEAGVDLDFDVGFREVAPISSIIQTAGRVNRHFGEICGELYVFAEISKFTNLIYGDLQKVSKAILEIFKQREVRESEILEISNLYFQKISDQLENLYIQSEIKKLEFENINQKIEEIMNDNCKQTLIIEPEENFIKDFEAKIIEIKNSQNNEFTIRDILKNHIRKLSKFSINVTFKDKEKLTPNLRQIRGLKDMFYLPFGSSYFYSTDYGLKKDTNLDITDEVFD
- a CDS encoding TM1802 family CRISPR-associated protein — translated: MGDIVKIFADIGEIYQKDEKRLKNDAYKYDTIKVYLCDIETKRIEPNLNISKDDLIICRFGVGANSGNLFPNSQFLSKEANKDEAKFIKGVLRSVSNLLSCFEPSDIEKDAILSMLPSINEGYFADIIDEIKGLDELKKEKGKKVATFFSLSYKGKPVSAYFKQIFENRISVKEQKSSYGYDILTNEKGIGGDANLAFCSVNEMPANMQFIKSKLLPLSAVSAKKVENGFKAIKDKLSHNFYGMKMAILPTILGSSVNLEEIIKILEETSKSDMKNIEMAEEVIKFSINDYLEIAAKKQENLPVLNTILFYTQSNAAIDLKLAIDDVLPSFISKISNLMGNFDIKAFYEKNSGTDETIYLQNLFEDRLSVMSFLLSRNKFDLEIMIERYSDLICYGSANKDYAEKLEWGKYFNDFYRQRTIDVIKKYQNFFNEIDVLNKKLVFQKECDLENLIDKKELIRELTKNSEFLNQDDALASAYLLGMLSAALINWQLGVNGGVSFSNWLDNCGSISRENLERIWTKCDEMIRKLKAASGKPNPNVENIKECLIEILPQVFFKESKIVKSSHTTLAFAMGGSDYRKFLKDKTK
- the cas2 gene encoding CRISPR-associated endonuclease Cas2, with the translated sequence MYVILFYDIAGAEQKEKNNANRIRKGVEKFLPRVQFSVFEGEIRESDFKKLSTMLQKECAPQLDSIVIYTFNSLKYSKRIVIGQDKSGALFS
- a CDS encoding CRISPR-associated endoribonuclease Cas6 — protein: MLIIISRLPSANLKISRALPQLIQGYIYRYLPSAEHDGYRHEPSGKIFKRTNFDFRLNGANLRIRFTSYESEFEKIIALAVLKDGLSLGELCLCDTTVAVSEHRTSQSEAVLQGCVACAIGGLLGHKIYLQPQDSRHLEMMKTNALQRFETLTGRRYDGEFELNLLWQNLQNPFNFYYGNNRSPVQAWQAKWKICAQPELINLILDAGVGSGCMNCGAGFVEVVEEI
- a CDS encoding Dna2/Cas4 domain-containing protein: MFCKDQITGTLVNYYVTCKREAWLYAHHIHADQEDENVLMGKALAEIKESNLQDFAFSNLKFDKLSKQRGHYLITEYKKSLKNELAGKMQLLFYVYLLKTGLNLKEVKGKLISGKKVILVDDSSENFALIEQILSEITALTNLERPPKFTQGKFCTNCAYSGYCAS